The genomic DNA CGTTTTTGGTCCTGGtgtcaagttcaaaaggGACGCTGTCACCTTGAATCACAGCGTTTACAAGGTGCATAGCCAACGCAAACTcaggaaacaaaagttcTCCAGCCCTGCTAGTATCACACAAGGTCCAGATCTTGGCCAATTGTGTAGGAGAAACACCAGATTTCATAAGGATTGTCCTGCATGCGTCTCCAGAAATAGTGTTAGATCCTAGGGGAACTGAAGATCTAAAAAGAGTCTCAAACTTGGCCTGGTCATTAGCTGTAATGAAAGAAAGCCTCATGTTAGGAATTTTAATATCATTGTTTATCCCATTATTGGCAAACGAGTTCACAAAACCAGTTGCGGTAGGCTTCAAAGGTTGTATGGTCTCCTGAGCCTGTTGGCGGTAAAAACCTGTTtgctgaggctgaagagGCTGCGGAGTTTGCTGGGCGTACTGACTCCCTTGCTGCTGGATGTTGGATTGGGAGTAAAAACCTGTAGGCTGTTGCTGGAGTGGTTGGAGGCTAGGTTGGGAGAATAAACCGGTCTGCTGAGGCTGAACAGGCTGAGGGTTTTGCTGGGAGTAGGCGTTGgcctgttgctgctgctgaagcgGTTGGCTGAAGAAACCTGTTTGTTGAGGTTGGACTGGGTGCGCAGTTTGTTGAGAGAGCCCAGTAGTTGGTTGATTTTGCATGGGCTGCGAAGGGAAGCTATTCTGCTGATATTGTTGCGGAGCTGATGGTTGAGGGGAGAAAGCATTTGAAGCAACGCCAgtttgttgttgctgcaaGACAGATTGTGGTTGATTCTGTTGATAAAATGGAACCTGAGGAGGTTGCTGCTGGATCTGTGGGGTGCCCTGCTGAGAGTAATACCCAGTTTGCTGTGGCTGGAGACTAGTAGGGTTTTGATTGGGGAAAAACCCACCTTGCTGTTGGTGTCCCGCATATGGTCCTTGCGCTGGATTGGTCGAAAATCCGGTTTGCATGCTTTGTAGAGAGCCCTGAGGAGGTGCAGCATACTCATTCCCACCTTGGTACATAGAACCTAGGTTCTGCATGTTACCTGCactctgctgctgctgctgctgaggGTGCTGGTTACCAAACGAGTTGGGAATATTTTGCTGAAAATTTCCGAACTCAGTGGTCGGCCGCTGGTTTAATTGACCAGGCTGCTGAGAATAGAACCCAGTTTGCTGCTGATTCGGAGCATTGCCTTGGGCCTGGTAGGGGTTAAACATAACGCCTAGGGGCCTTTTCGATTTATGAGTGCGTATCAGTTTTCAATCAGATCATAGTTCATATAATCAATAGGGGCCTTTCGCGGGtgaaaaaatcaagctATGTCACAATGAACGTTTAAAGAATATGACGGCAGACGAGGAAGGTAGAAGTGATAACATCTATGAATCCACCTCGGTCATGAGCGGTTCCATTTGTTAAGGAAATGAACAAGATACCTTGTGGCTGTGGGCCTGGTGTTTATTTATGTCAGCTTCCAGGTGTAACACATTATTTACTTAATGTAGATTGGCATTTACCGATATCCCAACTCGTGCTTTGCCCTGCTACAAAATTCAATATTGTGAAATGTGAATATCTCAAGACCCTTGTGGTATGAGATCTATATTCCATATGTTCGAAATTTCATTAAAATCTTTTGAGTCATCACCATCGAAAACCAGAAGTGCGCCATTAGACAAAGCGGATTGCATATCCCCAATGGAAAGTGAAGCACAATAGGTGTATTCCAGACACTCCTGCGCTTTCACCCAAGGATGGCTCTTGATATCGGGGATAAtaagagcttcaagctgtAATGCCTGATCGTAAACGTTTTGTAGATCTTCCTCACTACTGTACTGAGACTTGAAATAATCTGGTGATCGGTCGAAGTCCATGTGTGCAGCCCCTGGTGTTTTGCACTTCTTTAGGCCACCATTGGTCCAAAGCAGGCGTTTGTCACGGCTACTATGGCTCATCTGTGTTGCGCAAATTTCATACTCCTTCTCTCCAGTTTCTTCCGATAGCTTTGTGACCAAAGGTCCGACTACAGAGCCATCAATGGGATCGATTGTATAGTCCTGAccaccaaaaagctgacCTAGCCAAAACAGTTCCTTGTCTCCATATACACAACGACTCAACCTTGGGTCTAAGTTCATGAATAGAGATATTAGAAGACcaatgagcttttcaggCTTGCGGAACACAACCAGGCCACTATCAACATTGTGCAGTGTCTTATTGTAGAAGAAGCGATAATATATGTGCTCCTCTTCATTCGAGAAGATTGTGCTGTCTGGCCGAACCGCAGAGCCGTTGACCTTCATAGTATGGTTCATTAGTATTGTTGCTTCCGCAGAAGGCATTAAATAATTGAACGACTCAATGCAATAGTCAAATGTTGTTTCTCCGGGCATGTCTCTATCTTTGTATAACAAAACACCGCTTCGGTTGTATTGATCGTCATCAAAGAACTCCTCAAGGGGAATGAAGGGTATAACATCAGCGTCCATCAAAATAACCTCAGAGAATGTGTTAAAGATTGAGGCAATCCATTTATTCACAAAATACGTCATTTCCAAACCATAGAGCGGTTCCAAAATAGCCCCACAATTTATGTAGTACACCCGTTGATGGCTTCTCTGCAGGAAAGACGACAGGGCATTTAGAAATTGTTCAGATAGCTCATTTTCTCTCTGAACAATTTGGATGGGAAGCTTGTTCCCTAAGTGATCAAGTATTTTGAGATGTCTTATGAAGGGGTCCAAGTGTCTTTCGCCGAGGGAGAACACTAAGCCTCGACCGGTAGAAAAGGCATTCCAGTTTCGCCAAAAGGATTTCGAGTTGTCCATCCTAAACGCGCCGTCTTCAGGTGCCGAGTAGTGTGGTACTACGCCCTTTCGCAGCTCGCGTCTTGTTTTGAGGTCAACAATAGTGGGCCACAGCTCTTCAGGCTTACGGAAATCCCTTAAAAATGGAAACACACGGTGGTGGAAGCCCATGACATCGCGCTTCTGGGGGATCACTTGATTCAACGAAAGATCTCCACTAATGAAGCAATCATCGAACACACGCACGCGTTCAATTACGTTAGAGATTTTAGCATTATTGGCATTGTCAGAATTGAAGAGGATCCTCACGGCATTGTTAGTCCACTGCGGGTCTTTCAAGTGCACAGAATCGAAGTAGTATCGACACTTTTGTTGAAGGTTTTGGGACTTGAACTCACGCCAATCCTGGCGTGCCATCGAGACTCTCCACcatggcttcaaaaagtctgAAAAAGGCGAATCGTTTAGTGCCActctttgagagctttcTCTGCAAAGTTTAGCGAATTGTTCGAGAGATGCTCTGGAAAAGCCTCTCTGTTTGCGCGAGGTGCGTGCAATCAGAAGGCAAACTAGAAAAAAACCGAAAAATACTACCGCGCGTCGGAAGCCCGTTTTTCGAACCCGTAACATCATTTACCGCTACGCAGCCTATTTCTCATTTACAAGACGATCCCACTTGATGTATGGCGATCGCATCGGCGCAGTACTCAACCCATCAAAAAGATAATATTGGgatttttggaacttcaaaaactaaATGCTTCCAACCAGATTTGAACTGATGATCTCCACATTACTAGTGTGGCGCCTTACCAACTTGGCCATAGAAGCGCGTTACGGCATGGAGTGGATTATTAAATTACATAAACAGCAATAGAGAAGGCAAATGGCATCTCTTCGAGAGGTCAATCTCGAGGGCAATATACTGAACCAAGACCCACAAGGTGGTATAGGCGTTGTCCAACATAGAGGACAAAATCAATGCGTTATAACGCGACGCACTTACGGCGCTGCTGTCAAATGCGGACTTGATCCAGTGCAATGGCTTTCGCTTCACTAGTGAACTTGCTACTTTGCGGCAGCTCGTTCCCGCTCAATGCAACTTCTCACGTGCGTCGATTTATTCTCGGCCATACGAACATTGAAACACTATCCAGCACACAAataaaaaagcttgagcgACAATGTTTAGCCTCGGCCCAGAGCTCAGTTGTCGCGTTCAAATACCGTTACATTATAAATTACAAAGTAATGCCGAGTGATTACTCTGGACTGTAGAGGCAGCGCAAGTTGGATATGATTGTTAAGGCCTAAGATATGCTGGCTTGACATCTTGTCACACGGATATCATGCCCTTGCAGCTACACCGAATAATCGTGGTAGTCCGAATCTTAGAGCGCCGCTAAATAAGCTTCGTTGGATAATCAGCCAAACTATCAAATAGCTCGTGACTGGCGTATCCTCACGAAGAAACGGACTTTCTCTACAACCGTTTCTCGGCCCCACGCCTGTTGTGGCTTCTGCAAGCACGTGAGCGTTTGTGAATTGCGGTCACGAGCGCGATGAGACGCGCCACAACCACCACAACGACGCGATATTCAATCTCGCCCGACGCCGCTGCAAGTTAGAATAGTGCGGGAAGCGTGGAAATACGCTAAACGTAGAAAAAAGGATGCGCTCATTATGAAGCGAACTGCGGCCTGAAATACAGTAAGGTCACAGGTCCGGCAGGCGGCCGGGCTTGCTTGCATTGTAAAAATCAGTTAGTAAGTCGTCAAAAGCCACACAATCTCGGCAAATTTAAGCACTGCTTAACGCTGCGTCTCATCCTTGAAATATAAAGGCGGATGCTGCTGTCGAATCCGCGATAGTAAGCGTGCACGCAGTTAAGTCGTTTGGGACTGCTGCTACACCGCTGCTGACGAATGGCATACGCAAAGTTACAGGAGATGCCAGCCGACCGGACCGGGCAGAAACGCGCGAAGTCAGAAGACGCAACGACTCCAACGTCTGAGCAGTACCAAGAGAAATTTCAAGATCTGTTCAGTCGGTGTTTCAGTGCCGAAGAGAACGATGGGGAGGAACATAGTGGGTTCGACAGAGGCGAAGATCGCAACTACATTTCACAGAGGCTCGGGGCGGTTTCTGATAGCTCCGCTGCTGTACCGAACCTCACAGGAGATGCGGCCAGCAGCGCACAAGGCGGCTTGGCAGAGCACGGCGATCTATCCCGCCAGCTGCACAACCTGATTTCCAGCAACTCGGAGCTGGGCTCCCGACTATTGTCTTTGCTCCTGGTGAGCAGCGGGAACGCTAAGGAAATCATTTCTGCGGTCAACAAGGGCGACCTCGATGGCCTCAAAAAGCTAAACCTAAAAAAGTCGCAGCTACAGCGGCCCAAGTACActgaggaagagctgcAGGAGTTTCAGAAGATAGAGATGGAGAAAAGGCGGAAGAACACCGAAGCTTCAGCAAGGTTTCGTATTCGCAAAAAGCAACGAGAACACGAGAAGGTCGAGAAACTGAAACAACTTCACTCTCAGATTTCTGAGCTGTATGTAACGATTGACAAACTCCtcgatgaaaacaaattcTGGAAACAGAAGCTTGAGGAGGTCAACGAGCAGAAGTCTAAAGAGTTACTGGAAAGCATAAAAAAGCGCAGGAATAGCAGCGATTGAGCCAACCTCAACAGCATTGAACATCATTATAAACAATCTTGCCTACAAGAATTAGACAATAACGGCATTGTTTATTTTCTTGGGATATATACGCTGATATCTAGTTAATTATGATCGGGACTTTTATCTCTCCAGAACAAGAACGGCGTAAATGAGTGGCAATGACAATGAGTttcaaataaaaaaaaaagttaaAACAAAGATCAAATGAATCAGACTCCGCCGAAATCCTTCGAGGAGGGTTGTGATAAGCAATCTAGCGCCGCATAGCAAAACTGGTTATGGATCTTaaatacaaaattttgtgaACTCCGATCCCCCCACACATTGATAAAAAATAAAACTTGAAACGCTTTTTTCCGTCAGGCTTCCAGACGGTCTTGGTA from Lachancea thermotolerans CBS 6340 chromosome F complete sequence includes the following:
- the MET28 gene encoding Met28p (weakly similar to uniprot|P40573 Saccharomyces cerevisiae YIR017C MET28 Transcriptional activator in the Cbf1p-Met4p-Met28p complex participates in the regulation of sulfur metabolism), giving the protein MAYAKLQEMPADRTGQKRAKSEDATTPTSEQYQEKFQDLFSRCFSAEENDGEEHSGFDRGEDRNYISQRLGAVSDSSAAVPNLTGDAASSAQGGLAEHGDLSRQLHNLISSNSELGSRLLSLLLVSSGNAKEIISAVNKGDLDGLKKLNLKKSQLQRPKYTEEELQEFQKIEMEKRRKNTEASARFRIRKKQREHEKVEKLKQLHSQISELYVTIDKLLDENKFWKQKLEEVNEQKSKELLESIKKRRNSSD
- a CDS encoding alpha-mannosyltransferase (weakly similar to uniprot|P40549 Saccharomyces cerevisiae YIL014W MNT3 Alpha-1 3-mannosyltransferase adds the fourth and fifth alpha-1 3-linked mannose residues to O-linked glycans during protein O-glycosylation); this encodes MMLRVRKTGFRRAVVFFGFFLVCLLIARTSRKQRGFSRASLEQFAKLCRESSQRVALNDSPFSDFLKPWWRVSMARQDWREFKSQNLQQKCRYYFDSVHLKDPQWTNNAVRILFNSDNANNAKISNVIERVRVFDDCFISGDLSLNQVIPQKRDVMGFHHRVFPFLRDFRKPEELWPTIVDLKTRRELRKGVVPHYSAPEDGAFRMDNSKSFWRNWNAFSTGRGLVFSLGERHLDPFIRHLKILDHLGNKLPIQIVQRENELSEQFLNALSSFLQRSHQRVYYINCGAILEPLYGLEMTYFVNKWIASIFNTFSEVILMDADVIPFIPLEEFFDDDQYNRSGVLLYKDRDMPGETTFDYCIESFNYLMPSAEATILMNHTMKVNGSAVRPDSTIFSNEEEHIYYRFFYNKTLHNVDSGLVVFRKPEKLIGLLISLFMNLDPRLSRCVYGDKELFWLGQLFGGQDYTIDPIDGSVVGPLVTKLSEETGEKEYEICATQMSHSSRDKRLLWTNGGLKKCKTPGAAHMDFDRSPDYFKSQYSSEEDLQNVYDQALQLEALIIPDIKSHPWVKAQECLEYTYCASLSIGDMQSALSNGALLVFDGDDSKDFNEISNIWNIDLIPQGS